The Vallitalea okinawensis genome window below encodes:
- a CDS encoding patatin-like phospholipase family protein: MLTNNRVVKILSVDGGGIRGIIPIVILQSLREILKEKNTNKPLYQLFDLMSGSSTGGLISLALASPNPMTNEPMSLKELLNFYVNKSSYIFEGCQPKIYKVISSLFKAPIDPTRYEEQLFKIFGNETLKDLLTDVYITSLDIANFQTVNFNRIASHQLSHENFYLRDVARATSAEPTLFPPAQVRCINKPLEYCLIDGGFYALNPSLNAYLYAKAKYPTASKFVILSLGTGYSQMDIDCKEAEHWGLIDWISPWNKIPAIQAFLRGQMSNTSDLLKYPDDVKLIRIQPTLTDEEDSVADTSEANIENLEKIGIKYAAKHENQLNQIANYLIR, translated from the coding sequence ATGTTAACTAATAATAGGGTTGTTAAAATCTTATCTGTCGATGGCGGTGGTATTCGCGGTATCATCCCTATTGTCATACTACAATCTTTACGCGAGATACTCAAGGAAAAGAACACAAATAAACCACTTTATCAACTTTTTGATTTAATGAGCGGTTCATCAACTGGTGGTCTCATTAGTCTTGCATTAGCATCACCTAATCCCATGACAAATGAACCAATGAGTTTAAAAGAACTTTTAAATTTCTATGTAAATAAATCTTCCTACATATTTGAAGGTTGTCAACCTAAAATATACAAAGTCATATCAAGTTTGTTTAAAGCCCCCATAGATCCTACAAGGTATGAAGAACAACTCTTCAAAATCTTCGGTAATGAAACTCTTAAAGATCTACTTACAGATGTTTATATTACAAGCTTGGATATTGCTAATTTCCAAACTGTTAACTTTAATCGAATAGCTTCCCACCAGCTTAGTCATGAAAACTTCTACTTAAGAGATGTAGCAAGAGCGACTTCTGCTGAACCAACCCTCTTTCCACCAGCGCAAGTTCGATGCATCAACAAACCTCTTGAATATTGTCTTATCGATGGTGGGTTTTATGCTCTTAATCCCAGCTTAAATGCCTATTTATACGCCAAAGCTAAATACCCCACAGCTTCCAAATTTGTTATCTTATCATTAGGTACTGGGTATTCTCAAATGGATATCGATTGCAAAGAGGCTGAACACTGGGGGTTAATTGATTGGATATCACCTTGGAACAAGATACCTGCCATCCAAGCATTTCTACGAGGTCAAATGAGTAATACATCAGATTTGTTAAAATATCCGGACGATGTAAAACTAATCCGTATACAGCCTACATTGACTGACGAGGAAGATAGTGTAGCAGATACTAGCGAAGCTAATATAGAAAATTTAGAAAAAATAGGCATCAAGTACGCTGCAAAACATGAGAATCAGCTGAACCAGATAGCCAATTATCTTATTCGTTAA